The sequence below is a genomic window from Glandiceps talaboti chromosome 14, keGlaTala1.1, whole genome shotgun sequence.
TCAGTGGGCAGGACAAACTCTTTCCTAAAGCATCGAACCCATTCCAAGAATACCTACAACAGCAATATGACAAATTTAATAGCCGTGGAGATAAAATTGTTCATGACCTCAAGGCATATATTCCAAGATTCCGATTGTCCTTGAGTATTGATCCAGCCAATATGATGCCAGAATTAGAACGATTGGATAGCGAACTTGACTTGGTGATGTTAACAGAATATTACGACGAATCATTAATATTACTGAAGAAATTGATGTGTTGGGAATTTGAAGATATAGTATATGCTGTATCAATGAAGGCTCATACCATCTATCAACCTCCGATTACTCCCAAAATGGCAGACATGATCACAGAGATGTCTTTGCGAGAtattcaattttacaactttttcaATGAAACCTTTTGGAAGAAAGTTAACAATTATGATGGTGATTTTTCATCCGATCTTGAGACATTTCTGAATCTCAAGGAAGATATACGTACTAGATGTCGCTATGGAAACGAATCTGATTATTGCAAACTTCTAAATATAGATGCTAACCGAATGAGTAAAATATCGTCAAAGAATAGCAGAAAATGGAACTGCTAGTTGACATTACATGGttcaaatgtatatgtatttaatttagtATTCTTACTGTAATAAACGTACATTCATAGCATTCTTAGAATAAATATTGATCAAAAGTTGTGCGTAGCTCTTATATTATATACACGCCTTATTCGGGCGCTAGTAGATGCCTATATTACCTCAAGACCAGGTATCAtaattgctacataacagcTCGAGGGGTATATATGACGTTTACTAGTGCTTTTACAGGCATACaacaagtattttaataacaacatatttcaaatagagcaactctgttttcagttcagaaaTATGGGACTACTGGTCACAATCTTTGGACttccactttctgaaattggtagcactaagactaccaaagaaaaaaaagttaatttgaaGCCCTGTAATGTCTGTATTTAAAACTCGTGTTTTTAGAGTTCTGACTCCCATATTTTGATACTGTACACTGGCGAATAGaatttctgtatttgtttaCGGCAACTTTATTAGAATTTAGACTCCCTTAGTTTGACCCTGTACGCTTGAGAATAGAATATCTGTATTCAAAACCGTATTAGAGTTCAGACTCCCATATTTTAATACTATACACTGGCGAATAGAATTTCCGTATTTgtaactatattataatatagacTCCCTTAGTTTGACCCTGTACGTTTGAGAATAGAATATCTGTATTCAAAACCGTATTAGAGTTCAGACTCCCATATTTTAATACTATACACTGGCGAATAGAATTTCCGTATTTgtaactatattataatatagacTCCTTTAGTTTGACCCTGTACGCTTGAGAATAGAATATCTGTATTCAAAACCGTATTAGAGTTCAGACTCCCTCATTTTAAAATTGTACACTGGAGAATCGAATTTCTGTATTCGTAACTGTATTAGAGTTCACACCCCCTTACTTTAATACTGTACACTGGAGAATAATCTTGCAGGATAATAGATTAAGAGTAAACTCCACAAAAAATAAAAGGGGAATTTCCTTTGTATTGCACATTCAGTGCTTTGAATGTGAGGCCAAGAAACATtttgaacagttttttttttataatagcTATATTAGATGTAAGAGAGAGATAAGCTGGTCGAAAAGTTGCTGAGAATTCTGATAGTGATGGTGATGTTAGTGGTGAGAGTGGTACTAGTGAGGCTGAGAAAGATACCTGTACATGCTTATTGTTGTTATGTGGTTGATAGTGGGGCTGATATTCATTTTAGTATGATAGTAAAGAAGTTATTAGGGTGACACTAGCGGTGTTTAAAACTGCACCATCTGTAACTGGAACAGGTTTGTGAAACTATTTGTGTTAATATAGTAACTTGGTCTCAATATTGAAGTGTGTTGAATCACCAATATGTGAATTTATAtgtgtaattgtacatacagCACATTACAATAAATCCATTCACACTTATATGAGGTCACTAACcctaaaatacattgtattctgcaatgtgtacagctacacattaAGTACATACTGGTGATTCAACACACTTTATGAGTGTATGATATTAAGACCATGTTACCAGGTAAAATATCTaaataaaagtttcaaaaactttcaaaagCATGTTCAACTACAGGTGGTGAtgatattatataaaatattccTGGCAACATTTTCAATGGATAACACATTATGTGTGTAACagatatcaaataaaaattcaacACTACTCAGGTAGGAGTGAGTGAgttatgtgtctgtgtatggaAAGATGTGTATGTggtgtgtatgtatagtgtTTGTGTCAAGTGTATGTTAtggttttgtatatatatgcaagGTCTTTACATCAAATAAACTAATACCTTGAAATACTACTGGGCGTCTTTGGTATTGtgttgcatacatgtaggtattaaAAGTCAGATATAGTGATTTAAGTACCCACTAGAATTGCACAATTACAAGACAATGTTAATAGAATAAGCAGTTTATCACACATTcctaaaaacaacaacaattttaatAGAAGGTTAGAAGTATTTAACTTGTTGTGGCCCAACCAAGGCATATGAAGCAGGTACAGTGAGAGAAAAAGGAACGAAATTCCAGTTTTGGCCGATAGAATGACGCCATCTTGTTTAAACTAAGTTTCCCAGTTGTAACAGGTGtgggccgtaaaaactgatcgcttccttattgcaaaaatatacagtcacAATCGTCAGCTCACTTCATACCTGTCACGCACATGCGTTGTTTACGCGTATTTCACTATttgtattacaatttacatactaTTGTTATTCGATTATAAATATCCATAATCTTAACTTTATTGTTCCATGATGCCCAtggcccaaggactttagccactcagaaacaaacagcaggcagcgacagggctcgaacctgcaacctgtagattccaagtcacgctaaccattcacccatcatgactccactagtataattaattagtttcagtaattaagccatATCTAAGGCATGCACTTCAAATTCcaaaatttggtacatgcatcAAACATAACTAGCAAAAACCGGTTggcattgtatttattttcattgtgtaatttgcatcattaattattttcggtaattagggtATATCTTAAAGAGAACGCAaacttcatatttcatatgatttggtacacatatccaCAATTTAATAAAGTGCACATGTCCTATGTGGACACgctatctcaaaaactactacaTCGATTCTAACGAAACTTggtacacatcttccatatctTTAacacaagaactgattagatatTGGTAAACATCCATTTAagattaattagtcatttgcatatttaatgattttttagtaattacgctatatcttactaatgcaaacttcaaattcaatataatgtggTTTAGTACATAAAACATAACAACGCGCACATTTGCTATAATGCTTGTTGATGGAGCTTAtcattttaatgagtaatttgcataattattgagtTTTTGTAATGaggctatatcttaataatgtaaatttcaaattcaatataatttggaacAACCATCAATCATAACATTAACAAAGCTCACATATCCTGTAAAGTCTGTTGGCTTAGTTTTTAGCTTTAATGATTAtaattaatttcaataattaggctatatcttacgaacgcatacttcaatttaattcaatttaatttggtatatacagcAAACATAACAGTGCATATGTGCTATAACGCTTTTTTATGTAGCTTatagcgttaatgaataatttgcataggtaatgattttcagtaattgaGCTATATCTAAGAATACACACTTTAAATTCCgcaacatttgtacatatatatatatatatatatatatatatatatatatatatatatatatatatatatatatatatatatatatatatatactacaaaGCGCACATTTCCTATTGAGCCAGTTGGCCTAGTTTATAGTGTAAGTCATATCTGAAGAATATATACTTCAAATTCCGCAAAATATGGTACATTCATCAACCAtagtatgtcctataaagtctGTTGTCATAGTATTTAGTTTAAATGAGTAATGTGGTTTGGTAATTATGTTATGTATTAAGAATGCTAGCTTCAAATACCGTATAATTTAGCACATATATCAACCATCCTATTAAGACTGTTGAGAcatgata
It includes:
- the LOC144445804 gene encoding galactosylceramide sulfotransferase-like is translated as MSTIIYRYGLKHDLVAAVDPEHQALIEEDESGKHYIVETYNCSDFPGYNIMASHIFYNRPAMEEIVQNAKYVTVIRSPYSRLKSAIYFSGQDKLFPKASNPFQEYLQQQYDKFNSRGDKIVHDLKAYIPRFRLSLSIDPANMMPELERLDSELDLVMLTEYYDESLILLKKLMCWEFEDIVYAVSMKAHTIYQPPITPKMADMITEMSLRDIQFYNFFNETFWKKVNNYDGDFSSDLETFLNLKEDIRTRCRYGNESDYCKLLNIDANRMSKISSKNSRKWNC